Genomic window (Desulfobacterales bacterium):
CCACTTGTCAGCCAGGAATCGATCCAGTTCACCGGTCACCGCCACCCGGACCTCGGCCTCCAGCGGATGGCCGATCACCTTGTCCCGACGCGCAAGCTCCAGGGCCTTGGTAATCTCGCCCCGGACCGCGAGCAGCCGCTTCCACTTGTCATCCAGTTCCTGGTCCAGGAACTGGTCGTTCTCCGGCGGGAACAGCGCGAAAAAGACCGTTTCCTCCCGGTCGGCCTGGGCCGGCAGGTGGTCCCAGACCTCGGCCGCGGTAAAGCTTGCAACCGGGGCCATCAAGCGAAGCAGGCCGTCAAGGATGGTATAGAGAACGGTCTGGGCGGACCGCCGGGCCACCGAGGCGGTGGGCGCGGTATAGAGCCGGTCCTTGATCACGTCAAGATAAAAGGCGCTCATGGTCACCCCGCAGAACTGATGCAGGCCATGGAAGACCGGATGGAAATCAAACTGCTCATAGGCGGCGATCGCCTTGCGTTTCATCAGTTCAAACCGGTGCAGGGCCCAGCGATCGATCTCCTCCAGGTCCTGGCAGGCGACCCGGTCCCGGTCCGGTTCAAAGTCAGCCAGGTTGCCGAGCAGAAAACGGATGGTGTTCCTGATCTTGCGATAGGCGTCGGACAGCTGTTTCAGGATCTCGTCGGAGATCTTGATGTCGTCGCGGTAATCCTCGCTGGCCACCCACAGCCGCAGGATCTCGGCCCCGTACTTTTTAATCACCTCTTCCGGGGCAATGACATTGCCCACGCTCTTGGACATCTTCTTGCCCTGGCCGTCGACCACGAACCCGTGGGTAAGCACCCCCCGATAGGGCGGGATATTGCGGGTGCCAACCGCGGCCAGGAGCGAACTCTGAAACCAGCCGCGGTGCTGGTCGCTGCCCTCGAGGTAGAGATCGGCCGGCGCATCAAGCTCGGGTCGCTCCTCAAGCACCGCCGCATAGCTGACCCCGGAATCGAACCAGACATCGAGGATATCCCGTTCCTGGACAAACTCGGCAGACCCGCACTGTTGGCACCGGGTATCCGGGCCGAGGAAGTCGATGGCATCGTGCCGGAACCAGGCATCCGCGCCCTCGGCGCGAAAGAGTCGGTCAATCCGGTCGATCACCGCCTGGTCGCGGAGCACTGCATTGCATTTTCTGCAGGTGAACACGGTCAGCGGCACCCCCCAGGCCCGCTGCCGGGACAGACACCAGTCGGGCCGGGACTCGACCATGCCATAGATCCGCTCCATCCCCCATCCCGGGGTCCAGGTCACCTCCTTGATCGCGGCCAGGGCCTTATTGCGAAGCCCGTTCTCCTCCATGGAGATGAACCATTGCTCCGTGGCCCGGAAAATCACCGGTTTCTTGCAGCGCCAGCAATGGGGATAGCTGTGACTGATCCCCTCCTCGTGCAGCAGCAGTCCCTTGTCGGCAAGGTCGTGGTTGATCCTGCGATTGGCCGCATGGATCTCCAGGCCGGCATAGGGGCCGGCCTCAACAGTGAAACAACCGCGGTCATCCACCGGCGACAGGATCGGCAGGTCGTACTTCAGTCCGCTCAGGTAATCGTCCCGGCCATGGCCGGGCGCGGTGTGGACACAACCCGAGCCCGCGTCCAGGGTCACATAGGGGGCAAGGATCAGGAGCGACTGCCGCGCCAGCAAGGGGTGATTGCACTTGCGCCCCTCGATCAGGCCGGCGGAAAAGGTAGCCAGAACCTCGTACTCCTCGATACCGCACCGGGAACAGACCGCTGCCACCAGTTCCTCGGCCATCAACAGGACCTCGTCAGCCACTGCCACCGCGGCGTAGGGATACCCGGGATGCAGGGCCACGGCCAGGTTGGCGGGCAGGGTCCAGGGGGTGGTGGTCCAGATCAGGGCTGCGACCTTTTTTCCGGCCAGGGCCGGGATCACCTCACCCAGGTCGTCGGCCAGGGGGAATTTCACAAAGATCGAGGGCGAACCATGGTCATGGTACTCCACCTCGGCCTCGGCCAGGGCGGTCCGGCAGGAAGAACACCAGTAGACCGGCTTCTTGCTCCTGACCACGCTGCCGGACAGGAGAAAGCGGTTGAATTCCCGGGCAATGGCCGCCTCGTAGCCATGGTTGATGGTGAGATAGGGATCGTCCCAGTCACCGAGGACCCCGAGCCGGCGGAACTCATTCTTCTGGATCTTGATCCATTTCCGGGCATATTTACGGCAGGCGTTGCGCACCCCCAGGATGCCGATTTCATGCTTCTTTTTTCCCAGTTCCTTGTCAACGTTATGCTCAATCGGCAGACCGTGGCAGTCCCAGCCCGGCACATAGGGGCAATTGAAGCCGGCCATCCGCTTGGACTTGAGAATAATATCCTTTAATATCTTGTTAAAGGCAGTGCCCAGATGAATGTTACCATTGGCATATGGCGGGCCGTCATGCAGGATATAGGCGGGCCGGCCGGCGGTATGCTCCTGGACCCTGGCGTACAGGTCTTCCTTTTCCCAGCGCGCCAGCAGCAACGGCTCCTTCTGGGGCAGGTTGGCCTTCATCTTGAACTTGGTCTGGGGCAG
Coding sequences:
- the ileS gene encoding isoleucine--tRNA ligase, with the protein product MDYRATLNLPQTKFKMKANLPQKEPLLLARWEKEDLYARVQEHTAGRPAYILHDGPPYANGNIHLGTAFNKILKDIILKSKRMAGFNCPYVPGWDCHGLPIEHNVDKELGKKKHEIGILGVRNACRKYARKWIKIQKNEFRRLGVLGDWDDPYLTINHGYEAAIAREFNRFLLSGSVVRSKKPVYWCSSCRTALAEAEVEYHDHGSPSIFVKFPLADDLGEVIPALAGKKVAALIWTTTPWTLPANLAVALHPGYPYAAVAVADEVLLMAEELVAAVCSRCGIEEYEVLATFSAGLIEGRKCNHPLLARQSLLILAPYVTLDAGSGCVHTAPGHGRDDYLSGLKYDLPILSPVDDRGCFTVEAGPYAGLEIHAANRRINHDLADKGLLLHEEGISHSYPHCWRCKKPVIFRATEQWFISMEENGLRNKALAAIKEVTWTPGWGMERIYGMVESRPDWCLSRQRAWGVPLTVFTCRKCNAVLRDQAVIDRIDRLFRAEGADAWFRHDAIDFLGPDTRCQQCGSAEFVQERDILDVWFDSGVSYAAVLEERPELDAPADLYLEGSDQHRGWFQSSLLAAVGTRNIPPYRGVLTHGFVVDGQGKKMSKSVGNVIAPEEVIKKYGAEILRLWVASEDYRDDIKISDEILKQLSDAYRKIRNTIRFLLGNLADFEPDRDRVACQDLEEIDRWALHRFELMKRKAIAAYEQFDFHPVFHGLHQFCGVTMSAFYLDVIKDRLYTAPTASVARRSAQTVLYTILDGLLRLMAPVASFTAAEVWDHLPAQADREETVFFALFPPENDQFLDQELDDKWKRLLAVRGEITKALELARRDKVIGHPLEAEVRVAVTGELDRFLADKWDLLQEIAIVSSLRRVESAGPDACQSEELPGLAVAVRPANGGKCERCWIRSETVGRDDVHPLLCQRCVTVVTEYY